In the genome of Halapricum salinum, one region contains:
- a CDS encoding alpha-amylase domain-containing protein yields MKGIGAAGAATATGAMASGTASAAIGDSAVYQFYHTRWNDVRNSLSDVASAGYDAIQVPPAQESKLSWSERQYDSEKFQTPLGYQPINHKNFDSEFGTEWEYQQMVDEAHNQGLDVIADAVMNHMAAGVGYDFPYFSYPDFHHNGAIDYSDPWSVENGDLVGLPDLEQESSYVRGQLKDYVDKYAGLGVDGIRFDAAKHMPEWFFSDFANQWADNHGLYKVGEVLNGATSVCDGYAQTGQSVTDYPLYYTMKEDAFHQNGDLSALDNGGYVDQNPFGAMTFVSNHDSRPPQYEKLAYAYILTYEGYPRVYNHRIGIYDSDITNLLWIRRNLANGSAVTRHSGRDLYVFERQGNLLVGLNRTNSWKSKWVYTGIGANRTLNDYSGNAGDVTTNSDSWVKLWIPPTGWVCYAP; encoded by the coding sequence TTGAAAGGCATCGGAGCAGCAGGTGCGGCCACAGCGACCGGGGCGATGGCGAGCGGGACGGCCAGCGCAGCGATCGGTGATAGCGCCGTCTACCAGTTCTATCACACCCGATGGAACGACGTTCGGAACAGCCTCTCGGACGTAGCCAGTGCGGGCTACGACGCGATTCAGGTCCCGCCGGCCCAGGAGAGTAAGCTCTCGTGGTCAGAGCGGCAGTACGACAGTGAGAAGTTCCAGACGCCGCTGGGATACCAGCCGATCAACCACAAGAACTTCGACAGCGAGTTCGGCACCGAGTGGGAGTACCAGCAGATGGTCGACGAGGCTCACAATCAGGGCCTGGACGTCATCGCCGACGCCGTCATGAACCACATGGCGGCGGGCGTCGGCTACGATTTCCCGTACTTTAGTTATCCGGACTTCCATCACAACGGGGCGATCGACTATTCCGATCCGTGGTCGGTCGAGAACGGTGACCTCGTCGGATTGCCGGACCTCGAACAGGAGTCCAGTTACGTTCGCGGGCAACTCAAAGACTACGTCGACAAGTACGCCGGGCTCGGCGTCGACGGGATTCGCTTCGACGCGGCAAAGCACATGCCCGAGTGGTTCTTCAGCGACTTCGCCAACCAGTGGGCGGACAACCACGGTCTCTACAAGGTGGGGGAAGTCCTCAACGGCGCAACGAGTGTCTGTGACGGCTACGCCCAGACCGGCCAGTCGGTGACGGACTACCCGCTGTACTACACGATGAAAGAGGACGCCTTCCACCAGAACGGCGACCTCTCGGCACTGGACAACGGCGGCTACGTCGATCAGAATCCCTTCGGGGCGATGACCTTCGTCTCGAATCACGACAGCCGGCCGCCCCAGTACGAGAAGCTGGCCTACGCCTACATTCTCACCTACGAGGGGTATCCACGCGTGTACAACCACCGGATCGGCATCTACGACAGCGACATCACGAACCTGCTGTGGATTCGCCGGAACCTCGCGAACGGCTCGGCCGTGACGCGCCACTCGGGACGTGACCTGTACGTCTTCGAGCGTCAGGGCAACCTCCTCGTTGGGCTCAACCGCACCAACAGCTGGAAGTCCAAGTGGGTCTACACCGGCATCGGCGCGAACCGGACGCTCAACGACTATTCGGGCAACGCGGGTGACGTGACGACCAACAGCGACTCCTGGGTCAAACTCTGGATTCCGCCGACTGGCTGGGTCTGTTACGCTCCCTGA
- a CDS encoding Glu/Leu/Phe/Val family dehydrogenase, with the protein MADEVNPFESLQEQIDDAAAYLDVDPGMLERLKQPERVLETTLSVEMDDGSIETFRAYRSQFNGDRGPYKGGIRYHPHVSRAEVKALSGWMVYKCAAVNIPYGGGKGGIEIDPDQYSDSELERITRAFAEELRPIIGEDRDIPAPDVNTGQREMNWIKDTYETLENTTEPGVVTGKAIESGGSAGRVEATGRSVSIVTREAFGYLDRDIEDATVAVQGYGNAGSVAARLLDGQGADVVAVSDSSGAVYDPDGLDVGAVKQFKNETGSVTGYDGANRELTNEELLTLDVDVLIPAALENAIDADLAEDVSADIVVEAANGPLTPNADDVLAERDVHVFPDILANAGGVTVSYFEWVQNRQRFAWTEERVNEELERIITEAFDDLTSAYEDRETPNFRTAMYVVSIQRVLDAAEEAGVFP; encoded by the coding sequence ATGGCAGACGAGGTCAACCCGTTCGAGAGTCTGCAGGAACAGATCGACGACGCGGCGGCCTACCTCGACGTCGATCCCGGCATGCTCGAACGGCTCAAACAACCCGAGCGTGTCCTCGAAACGACGTTATCGGTCGAGATGGACGACGGATCGATCGAGACGTTCAGGGCCTACCGGTCGCAGTTCAACGGCGATCGCGGCCCCTATAAGGGTGGAATAAGGTACCACCCCCACGTCTCCCGGGCCGAAGTCAAGGCCCTCTCGGGGTGGATGGTCTACAAGTGTGCAGCCGTCAATATCCCCTACGGCGGCGGCAAAGGCGGCATCGAGATCGATCCCGACCAGTACAGCGACTCGGAACTGGAGCGGATCACTCGGGCCTTCGCCGAGGAACTCCGGCCGATCATCGGTGAGGACCGGGACATCCCCGCGCCGGACGTCAACACCGGCCAGCGGGAGATGAACTGGATCAAAGACACCTACGAGACGCTCGAAAACACGACCGAACCGGGCGTCGTCACGGGCAAGGCCATCGAGAGCGGCGGCAGCGCCGGTCGGGTCGAGGCCACGGGACGGTCGGTCAGTATCGTCACACGGGAAGCCTTCGGGTATCTCGACCGAGACATCGAAGATGCGACCGTTGCCGTGCAGGGCTACGGTAACGCCGGCTCGGTCGCAGCGCGACTCCTCGACGGCCAGGGCGCTGACGTGGTCGCCGTCAGCGACTCCAGCGGCGCGGTCTACGACCCCGACGGGTTGGACGTCGGGGCCGTCAAGCAGTTCAAGAACGAGACGGGCAGCGTCACTGGATACGACGGCGCGAACCGGGAACTGACCAACGAGGAACTACTGACACTGGACGTCGACGTCCTGATCCCGGCGGCATTGGAGAACGCGATCGACGCCGATCTCGCAGAGGACGTCAGCGCCGATATCGTCGTCGAAGCGGCCAACGGCCCACTGACGCCGAACGCCGACGACGTCCTGGCCGAGCGTGACGTCCACGTCTTCCCCGACATCCTCGCCAACGCCGGCGGCGTCACTGTCTCGTACTTCGAGTGGGTCCAGAATCGCCAGCGGTTTGCGTGGACGGAAGAGCGCGTCAACGAGGAACTTGAACGAATAATCACCGAGGCCTTCGACGACCTGACGAGTGCCTACGAAGACCGTGAGACGCCGAACTTCCGGACGGCGATGTACGTCGTCTCGATCCAACGCGTTCTCGACGCCGCCGAGGAAGCCGGCGTCTTCCCCTGA